From Acidobacteriota bacterium:
GGTGCCCTTCAGCCTGAAGCTCATCGAAAGCCTGCTGGCTGAAAGCCCCCGTCACAAAGGCCTGCTCCTGGCGGCCGCTAGTGGATTCACCCAATATGCCTATGCGTTTGTCCAGCAGGATGCCGATGAACTCGAGGATGCCGACTTCGCCGCCGCCACCGCCATGCGTCTGCGGGCGAGGAAACTCTACCTGCGGGCGCGCACTTACGGTCTACGCGGATTCGACGCAGCCCATCCCGGCTTCTCCGATGCCCTTCGGCGCGACCCGAAAGCCGCGATCCAGCAGGCCCGCGCCGCCGACGTGCCCCTGCTGTATTGGACCGGCGCCGCTTGGGCCGCCGCCATATCGCTGGGCAAGGACGACCCGGACCTGGTGGCCGACCTGCCCATCGTCTAGGCGATGATGGACCGGGCGCTGGCATTGGATCCAGATTTCGGGGGAGGCAGTTTGCAAGCGTTCATGATCACCTTCGCCATGGGCCGCGCCGCCAGCGGGCGGAATCCTGAGGCCGAAGCCCGGCAGCACTTTGAGCGCGCACGGCGGCTGTCCGACGGCCAACAGGCCGGACCGTTTGTCTCGCTGGCCGAAGCGGTCAGTGTGCAGACGCAGAACCTGACCGAATTCCGGTCCCTGCTGGAGCAGGCGCTGGCGGTTGATGTCGACGCCCGGCCCGAGTGGCGGCTGGCCAACCTGGTCGCGCAACGCCGTGCCCGCTGGCTGCTGGCCCGCGCCGACGACCTGTTCCTGACGGCAGATTCCGACGAGGAGACGGAGCATGAGTAGACCCGTTGGCACGCTGGTGGGGACGATCGCCCGGCGGCTGTTCCCCGCCGCCCTGCTGCTGCTGGGTGCGGGCACCTTCGCGGCGGCAGCCGGCAAAGTCACCATCAAACTCGGCACGCTGGCGCCCCGCGGCACCTCGTACCACAAGACCCTGATGGCCTTGGGCGAGAAGTGGCGCACCACCTCAGGCGGTGTGGTCAAGCTGGTGGTCTTCCCCGATGGCACGCAGGGCGGTGAGGCCGACATGGTGGGGCTCATGCAGACGGGCAGCCTGGACGCCGGGATGCTCACGGGCGTCGGTCTGTCCGAGATCGAGAAGGGCGTGGCGGCCCTGGGCGGCACGCCCATGAACTACCGCAATCTGGACGAACTGGAATACGTGATCGAGAAGCTGCGCCCCACGCTGGAAAAGCGCATGCTGGAGAAGGGGTTCGTGGTGTTGTTCTGGGGCGATTCGGGTTTCGTCCGCTTCTTCTCCAAACAGCCACTGGTCCATCCCGATGATCTTCGCCGGGCCAAGTTTTTCTGCTGGGCGGGCAACGCCGAGGAGTTCGATCTGTGGAAGTCCGC
This genomic window contains:
- the dctP gene encoding TRAP transporter substrate-binding protein DctP, whose product is MSRPVGTLVGTIARRLFPAALLLLGAGTFAAAAGKVTIKLGTLAPRGTSYHKTLMALGEKWRTTSGGVVKLVVFPDGTQGGEADMVGLMQTGSLDAGMLTGVGLSEIEKGVAALGGTPMNYRNLDELEYVIEKLRPTLEKRMLEKGFVVLFWGDSGFVRFFSKQPLVHPDDLRRAKFFCWAGNAEEFDLWKSAGYHPVALETVNIMPSLQTGLIDTVAMPPFFALASQLDAQASNMLLLNWGPLVGGTVVTRKTWEKIPAELRPALLKMAADAGREIKAAGRAENERSVEALKKRGVKVTVPTPEIEAEWRKAVDPYRDKIRGRLVPADLFDEVARFLKEYRSQAGAAGR